The DNA window AAGCGTCGGTCAAACGCCCGCCGTCACTGGAATGTCGGGTTGGTCGAACTCGATGCTCGTTCGGGATGTGCTTAGCTGACGGATAAGTATAGGCTGGCTCACTCGAGTCGGAATCGAACACGATGAGTCAGGAATCGACGCGCCGTCGCTTCATCGGTGCGAGCGGAGTCGGTGCGATCGGATTGATGGCTGGGTGTACCGATTCGCTCACCGGCGATGGCGCCGAGTCCGACGATACCGGGAGCGACGACGAGAATGGAGATGGGGACGACTCAGACGACATCGACGACGGCGACGACGTTCCGGACCTCGATGGCGGCGCGGTCGTTTTCGTCTACGACGACGGTCCGATGGAAGACTACGACGACGCGTTTCCTGTCCACGAGGAGTTCGACGCTCCTGCCAGTACGGGAGTCGTCACCGAGTGGATGGGCCGAGAGGACTTCAACGACAGCGACTGGATGGACGTCGAGCACATGGAGGAACTCGTCGACGCTGGCTGGGAGATCATGTCCCACACGACGGCCCACACCGCACTCGGCTCGTTCGAACTCGTCGAAGACGTCGAGTCCGACGACACCAGAATTTATCCGGAAGAGCGCAACCACGGTTTCCACCAGGGCTACGACATCGAAATTACTGACGGTGAGGACAGCGTCCAGCGAACGGTCGTCGACTCCGATACCGACGACATCGGGGGCTACCTCGAGTTCGGGGAGTCCATCGGGGAATCCTTCGCCGCCGGCGAGACGGTCGAACGCTACCCCGAAGACGTCATGCACGAGTTCCTCGGCGAGTCGAAGTCGGAACTCGAGTCACTCGGCTTCGAGATCGAGACGTTGCTTGCTCCGTACGACATCGTCGACGACTGGGCGATCGATGTCGCGCGCGAGTACTACGACGGCATCGCGAACGTCAACCCAGGGTCGATGTACAACGATCCCGACTCGCTCGACGCCTTCGATACGAACCGAGACTACTTCATCGAGTTTACGACGCCAGAAGAAGTCGAGGCCGACCTCGAGCACGTCGCCGCCGAGGAGGCGATCGGTATCATCGGCGCGCATACGTTCAAAGAGGAAGTGACTGCGGAGCGAATTCGCGAAACGCTCGAGTGGGTCGAAGACCACGACCTCGAGGTACTCACGTTCCGCGAGGCCCTCCACGCGACAGGAGCGCTCGAGGGCTGAAGGTATGAGTTCCACATGGTGACCGCTTCGCCGGATACCACGTCCGGGGAGTCTGCTGCCGGCAGCGTTCACCTCGCGCCGGCACGGGGGAGACCGGTCGACTAGGTGGTATTCTGCCAGTCGGTGACGTTCGTCGCACCGAGGTCGTCGATTCCGTTTACGATGGTGTTCGCACGGAGTTCGGGGCCGTCGATATCGGGATAGAGTCG is part of the Natronorubrum sediminis genome and encodes:
- a CDS encoding polysaccharide deacetylase family protein, producing MSQESTRRRFIGASGVGAIGLMAGCTDSLTGDGAESDDTGSDDENGDGDDSDDIDDGDDVPDLDGGAVVFVYDDGPMEDYDDAFPVHEEFDAPASTGVVTEWMGREDFNDSDWMDVEHMEELVDAGWEIMSHTTAHTALGSFELVEDVESDDTRIYPEERNHGFHQGYDIEITDGEDSVQRTVVDSDTDDIGGYLEFGESIGESFAAGETVERYPEDVMHEFLGESKSELESLGFEIETLLAPYDIVDDWAIDVAREYYDGIANVNPGSMYNDPDSLDAFDTNRDYFIEFTTPEEVEADLEHVAAEEAIGIIGAHTFKEEVTAERIRETLEWVEDHDLEVLTFREALHATGALEG